The region CGACCGCGTGGCGGAGGCCGCCGTTCCGTCCCTTCCTCAGTCTGGAAGCGCCCTATGAGAATCATGGGGGTGCGGATCGCAAACCGATGGGAGCGTTTGTTGTTCGCCGGGCACATTACTGGTCGCTTCTGAACGCGCCGACGTGCGGTGTGGTTTACGGCGGGCATGGGGTTTGGGGTTGGGATGATGGATCGGGGCCGCCTTTCGATCATCCCGATACCGGGACACCATTGCCGTGGTTTCGAGCGATGCGGATGGAGGGAGCCGAGCAAATGGGGTTCCTGGCGCGCTTCTTCACCAGCCTTGATTTTAACCGTTTGCGTCCCGCCCCGGGGATCCTGCGAGGCCAACCTGGCGAGCGCTCGCCGCACCAGTTCATTTCATGCAGTCAATCGGAAGACCGTGCTTTGACGGTGATCTACACTCCGGAGTCCACCGACATTTTGTTGAGTCCAGCGGGCCTGCCCCATGATTTTCGAGCGAACTGGTTCAATCCACGGCATGGCGGCTACCATGCGGCGAAGGCCGAGTTTCGCGGTGAAGCCGTTGGCTTTTCGCCGCCGGGCGGTGGAGACTGGCTCTTGAAAATCGAAGCGGACCGTTCACTTGAACGGCAGAATCGTTGAGGCCAGCCAGCACACCAGCAGGCCGGAGACGGAATTGACCGTGACGACCACGGTCCAGCTGCGGAGGGTTTCCTTTTCGGTAAAGCCGCTCAACTTGCCGACGACCCAGAATCCGCTGTCATTCATCCAGGAGAGGAACATGGCGCCAAATCCGATGGACATGAAGATGTAGATCGGATGAAAGGGAAGTCCGTCTCCGGAACTCATGATCGGGTAGACCATCGCGGCGGTGGTGAGCATGGCGACGGTGGCCGAACCTTGAGCCACCCGGATGACCGCGGCGATGGCCCAGGACAAAAGGATGAGATTCACGTTCTTGCCTGCCACGAAAGCCTGGACCGCTTCACCCACGCCGGCATTCTTGAGCATCAGTCCAAAGGCGCCGCCGGCGCTGGTAATCAAGATAATCACGCCACCTGTCGCGAACGGGCCCTCTGAGAGTTCGCCGATTTTGGCCAGGGTGAAACCCCGTTGCTTCATCAACACGCCCACGGCGAGAAGAGCGCCAATGAAGAGGGCGATATTGCGGTTGCCGGCGAATTCGCCCCAGCGATACAGCGCCGGATTCATGCCGTGGGTGGGGCGCAGCTCGGACGGAAATCCGTCTTCGATCGTCATGCGATTGAATCGCGCGAGATTCTCGCCTTCCAAGCGATAGGTCTTCATTGCGGTTGTCTCCGCTCGCAATTGAAGACCCGCGAACGTGTTGGTCAGCAGAACCCGGTCCGTGTCCATGACCCGGTTGAGTTCTCCCACCATTGATTCCACCAACACCCGGGACAGGGGCCCCTTGTCCCCGTGTTCTTCCAACTGACGGCGGGCTTTGGAACTGAACTGCTGGTAAACATGTTTGGAGATCGGGCCCTCACCGGTCCTCAGTTTTCGGGAGAGCGCCTGAGGATCCTTCAAATCCGGCGCGTCGAAGGATTTGCCTTGGATGGCCGTCAAGGTTGAGGCGAGCGAGATGAGAAAGATGGGCAACAGGACCGGCAGGATGGACCAGAAAAAGGGCGGCAGCTCGGACTCGGGACGATCGGCGGTAGCCTTGAGTTGGGCGAAGTTCACTCCGGAGTTTTCCCGCAAGGGGATGTCCATGCGGGCATTGATCCAATTTGCGACCAGCCAGGAACAAGTCGCGGGGATGAATCCCACGACGGTTCCCACCATGATTGTCAAACCCAGGTCGAGTTTGAGGCTTTCGGCCATGGCGAGTGGACCCGGGTGCGGAGCGACGAGTGAGTGGGTCACCGTGCCGCCGCAGCAGATGGCCATGATGTAAAGCAGGTAATCTTTGCCTGTCCGCATGCGCATGGCCACGGCGAGCGGAAGCAACAACATGAAGAACGTATCGAAGAATATGGGGATGGAGAGAATGTAGCCGCTGATGAAGATGGCCGCGCCCGCCCGCTTTTCTCCGAACACGCCGATAAAGCGCCGCACCACTTTATCCGCCGCGCCACTTTCCATCAGGCACATGCCGATAATGGCGGCGAGCGCGATGACCACGCCGATCTTGCCTGCCGTGACTCCGAATTCCGTCGCCGTCAATTCGACGGCTTGGACGATATGGCTGCGGTCCGGCTCGCCCGGCAATTTGGTGGAGAGCATTCCGGCCGTGATGGCGGCCAGGATCAAGGCCATGAAAGCATGGACCTTGAGGACGGTAATGAGCGTGATGATGACGCCGACGCTGATCAACAGGACGATAAACGGCCAGTAGTCTAGGGTGGGCGCCGCCGCTTGAGCGAGGTGAGCGATCATGGTTGCGGGAACTGGCGTAGTGCATCCTCAAACCCGCTGCCGGGTCAACCTCGAAACGGCGGATCGAGAATTTCGACTAGGAAGAGGCCATGGATCCGCAGCGATCCATGGCAAGATCCTGGCCGCAGAATTCCTTCTCAACTTTTGATGGATCACCCTGCGGATACCCCTCCACGGTCGGTCGGCCTTTGACGCTCAAACTTTTGCCCATCTCGACGCTGCTGAATTGCCATTGCCAGGTTCAAACCTGCTTGCGGGAAGCTGCTTTGACGTTCCACCGTCCCTGGATGGGTCGCGGAGTCTGGATCATCTGGCAATCCGGTTCCGGACGGCGACGATACCACCGGTCCACCGGGTCGCCCAAGCCTGTGCATCCGGGAGGGATGCCAGCGTCGAAGGTGCCCATACCCGGCGTGTGCGGGTTTCAGGTCTGCAGGGCGGATTCTTCATGGGCAAGGGGCGGACCGCTCGTCCCTGAGCTTCCCGTGTATCCCGAAGTGGTCTTTCGTGTGGCGCAGGCTGCCCAGCCTGCCGTATCGCCGACTGCCAGTCGGCCCGGCGGGTGAAGAACGAGGCCCTTCCATGCGCTCCACGCGCCGGGTTTCCTTCGTCGCCCCGCAGGCTGGGCAGCCTGCGCCACAGCAGACAGGGCTGTCTGCGTTACAGCGACAACCCGGTCACCGACAACCTCTGGAGGCACCGCTGAGCTTCAGGCCTCCTGCCTTCTTGCAGCGAACATCTGCGGAGACGGGAATATGCTTGAGACCACTGCAGCCGATTCCCCCTATGCAGGCCGTTGATCATTCGGAGCTGATACTCCCGTGGTGGCTCAAGAGACAACTCGAACGCATTGCATCTCAGGTCATGAGTGCTGGAGATTGGACCTGCCAGGCGCACTGGCCCCGCTGCGACCCCTTCCGGGGTCGACGACGCTGTCGTGCTCAGGATCCGGGGGTGGGGCTCGTGCCTCACGCCACCCCGGGCCAGGACGTCTGATCCTACGCGGATCCGAGGTGTTGTTTGAAGAATGCGAGGGTGCGTTCCCAGGCGAGTTGCGCGTTCTTTTCGTCGTAGCGGCCGGTGGAGTCGTTGTGGAAGCCGTGGTTGCACTTCGGATACATGTGCATGGTGTAGTTCACTCCGGCTGCCTTCAGGTCCGCCTCATATTCAGGCCAAGTGTCATTGATGCGTTGATCCAGTTCCGCCAACTGGATGAGCAATGGAGCCTTGATGTGCTTGCGCACTTCCCTGGCCGCGGGCGTGCCGTAGAACGGGACTCCCGCATGGAGCGTATCGGGCACGACGGCGGCAAGCATGTTCACGATGTAGCCGCCGAAGCAGAAACCCACCGCCCCCAGCTTGCCGTTGCACAACTCGTGCGATTTCAGAAATTTCGCGGCCGCAATAAAATCCTGCTCGATCTTCGCCCGCTCCATTGAACTTTGAAGCGTCCGGCCTTCGTCGTCATTGCCGGGATAACCCCCTTTCGGGTGAAGGGCGTCCGGCGCGAAGGCCACGAAACCCGCTTTGGCGACGCGCCTGGCCACGTCGGCGATGTAGGGATTCAACCCGCGGTTCTCATGGATGACCAGCACGGCTGGGGCCTTCCCTTTGATCGATGCGGGAACGACCAGGTAGCCGCGTCCTTCCCCGTGACCGTGCGGGGAGGGGAAGACGGCAAAGCGGGCCTTGATGTCCGGATCGTTGAAGGACACCTGCTCGGCGTTGGCGTAATTCGGCATCAACGCGGAGAGAAGGATGTTCATGGAGAACCCAGCCGCAGCGAGGGTGGAAAGGCGGTTCATGAACGTGCGCCGGTCGATGATGCCATGCGCGTATTCGTCGTACCAATCAAAGGCTTCCTGAGGGATTGGCGGGTGGGGGATGGGTTTGGGTTCCTCAACGGGTATTGGGTTCATGGTGGATTCAGGGGTGGCAGGGTTGGCTTGGAGGGTTTCTTCGCGGGCTAGGGCGCTGCGGAACAGAGTTCCAAGGCCCAGAGTTCATTGCGCCATCGTTCAACCTCGGCTTGTGGCAACGGACGAAGAGGACGGTGGAAATGGGGAGTGGAAAGCTTGCCCATCAGCCTGCGGCACACGTTCAGGCGTCGCTGAGTTCTGCGACCTGAATCTCCGAAGTTGTGAACGATTCGAGCCAGCGGAGCGAGCCGTGGCTGGGTTTTCTTGGCGTCAATCGACGCGTCCTTGTGAAAGGCGCACAGCGTTGCCGGGGGGACGCCGGACCCTGCGTGTTCTTTCCAGTTCATGGCGGAAGGATGACGTTAGCTGAGTACCGGACCCGGACAACGAAATTCCGATCCCCCGCGTCCATGGCCGTGCATCCCGATGTCGTTGGTAGGGCGGGCCTGTCCCAGCCCGCCGCCCACGGGATGCAAAACATCATGCTCCGGCGGCGCGCCGGGACGGACGCGCCCTACCTGCATCACCGGCAACATCGGGATGCGCCGCGTCCATGGTCGGTGAATGGGCGGTTGGCCGGACCTCGCCTTTCCCGGCGTGTTCCACGCGCAAGTGAGTCGGCGGCGCTGTTCTCCCGTTGCGGAGTCGATCCGAGGTGAACGGGTTCGCTCTGGCATTCACCTCGCGCGTCGAACAAGGCAAGCGCGCCTGCAGCCACTCCTGGAAGCGACCTGAAGGCCGCGCGCATGCCGCGCGCGTCGCCGGCAGCCGGCGGACGCACACTCTGTCCGGGGTGCTCGTGCTTTACACCCCTCGTCCACCCCCGGTAAGGTCAACGCAATAACTCACAACGCATGGCAAAAGCAGCTGTTGAAATGGCGGTGGAATCGGCGTTCATGGATTTGCCGGACACGAAGACCCTAAAACTCCGTTGGCCCGAGGGTTACGAAATCGATTTCAAGACGGGACAATTCATCACCCTTTCGTGGCCGGATACTCCCGGCTACCGGCGCGCCTATTCGCTTTCCTCCTGCGCGCTCGACCGCGGTTTTTATGAAGTGACCGTCAAACGGGACGGCAAGATGGGGACGAGAATCGTGGATTGGGCCAAGGATGGCGACCGGATGCTGGTGTTGCCGCCGGCGGGCAAGTTCCTGCCGGTTTACGAGCCTCAAAAACATCTCATCTGCATCGCGGGAGGCTCAGGCGTGACGCCCTTTCGCGGTTTCGCACGGGAGGCGACACTGCGCGAATTGGAGACCGAGATTACGGTCCTCTACAGCGTGCGCACCACCAACGACATCATTTTCCGCGACGAATTCAAGCAACTTGACCAGGACAATCCGCACTTTCGATTTGAAGTCACCTGCACTCGTCTGCATCCGGACGATCCCTGGACGGGGCGACGCGGGCGCATCACGGCGGAATGGATCAAGGAATATGTCCAGAATCCTGCCGAAACGGTCTTTTATGCCTGCGGGCCCAATGCTCTGGTCGACTCCATTGAAAAGGTGGTGCTGGGCGATTTGGGCATTCCGAAAGCACAAATGCGGACCGAGAAGTGGGGTTGAGTCCGGCCGTGCGAGCAGACCATGTTGAAACGAACGACACTTTTTTCCCAGCACCAGAGACTCGGCGCGAGGCTGGTGGATTTCGGCGGTTGGGAAATGCCGGTTCAGTATTCGGGCATTCTCGACGAGCACCAATGTGTTCGGCGCCACGCCGGGTTGTTTGACATCGCGCATATGGGACAAGTCGCGGTGTCGGGTCCGAAGGCGGAACCTTTTCTCCAGGCGCTGTTGACCAACGATGTTGGGCGATTGCAGATCGGCCAGGGACAATACACCTTGATGTGTCTTCCGGATGGAGGTGTGGTCGATGATTTGTATTTGTACCGGCTCGAACAAGATCATTATTGGCTGGTGATCAACGCGTCGAGGGTGGAGCCCGATCTGGTTTGGATGCGTGGTCGGCAGCAGGAATCGAATTGGGGTGATGGAGTGACGGTGCGAGATGAGTCCGGCACGTGGGGAGCGGTGGCGATCCAGGGACCTCGTTGCCGGGAAGTGTTGGAACGCGCTCTGGGTCGATGGAACGGAGAACGGATCGTTGAACTGTCGAAAAATCGCATTGCGACTGGGACATTCGATGGACATCCTCTGCGAGTGGCCTGCACCGGCTATACTGGAGAAGATGGATTCGAAGTGATGGCGCCGCATGCCGCGCTGCCCGTTCTCTGGGAAAACTTTCTCGCTCAAGGAACGGACGCGGGAATCAAGCCTTGCGGACTCGGGGCTCGCGATTCGCTGCGATTGGAGGCCTGTTATCCACTTTACGGACACGAACTTTCGGAAACGATCAGCCCCGTGGAAGCGGGCTTGGGCTTTTTCGTGGCGTGGAAGAAGGGCAGTTTTACGGGGGCCGAGGCCTTGCGGGCTCAAAAGGCGGAGGGAGCACCGAGAAAGATCATCGCGATCAAGATGGTGGCGGGATCCGCGCCGCCGAGGGGAGGATACAAGGTCTGGAGCACGGGACCGGCGTCGCGTCCGATCGGTGAACTGACCAGCGGAGGGGTGAGTCCGACCCTGGGCACGGGCATCGGTTTGGCCTTGGTAGAGAGGGCATCGGTTGAAATTGGAGGTCCGGTTGGCGTGGAGATTCGAGGCAAGCGGTACGGGGCGGAAGTCGTAAAAAAGCCGTTTTATCGAAAACCGGTTTGACCTTCGCAAGGTCGAGGCTGCAATTCTTACTTATGTCGAACGTTCCGGACGGATTGAAATACGCCAAATCCCACGAATGGGTGAAGGTGGAGGGTGGGGCGGCGGTGGTGGGGATTACCGACCATGCGCAGCACGAGTTGACCGACGTGGTGTTTGTGGAACTTCCCCCGCTGGGGGCGAGTGTGAAAGCCGGCGCGCCCTGCGCCGTGGTCGAGTCCGTCAAGACCGCGAGTGACATTTACAGTCCGGTGACGGGGGTTGTCCGCGCCGTGAACCCCGCCCTGACCGGAAACCCGGCGTTGGTGAACAGTGATCCTTACGGGGAAGGGTGGTTTTTTAGAGTGGAATTGGCATCGGCGGACGAAGTCGCGGGATTGCTTTCTTCCGACTCTTACCGCGCGCAAATCGGGGGTTGATCGCGCGGGTCTTTGGGGGTGCTGATGATTTGGGTCAGTTGCGAAAGCGCGCGGCTTGTGCGTTAATGGAAGCCATGAAATGCAGGTCATTGGCGGGGATTCTTCTTATTTGGGGTTGGGCTCTGGCCTTGGGCGGGGCTTTCACCGAGGTTCGAGCGGGAGCGGTGACTGCGGAGATCTTCCAGAACCCGAGCGGTGTCTCTGACCTTTCGACCGCAGCCGAAGAACGAGGTGCCCGTCTCGCGGATCAGCGATCCCGGGTCTTGGGTGGGGCGGCGGTGATGCTGGCTGCGAACAAGGCGGTGGACACTCCGAGCCGGGGGGGCGGTCCGCCTGGAGTGATGATGGCGGAGGCTCTCTCGACGATTACGGGGATCGCCATCTCGCCTTTGCTGGGGGTTGGGGCTGTTGGGGCCTGGCACTATTTTCAAACTCCGTCTGAAAAACGCGGCCGTCTATCGTGGTACGCCCAGCCTTGGTTTTGGATCCCGGCGTTGATTTTGGTTTCGGTTTGTATGGCCAAGGATTCGCTGGGTCCGGTGGTTCCCACCGCCTTGAAAAAGCCGTTGGACGTCGCGGAGGTGTTCGAGAACAAGTTCAGCGCATTGATCGCGACCGGAGCCTTGATTCCGATTCTGGGCACGGTTTACCGGACGTTTCAGATCGATGCGGCGTTCGCGGGGTCCGGTCTGGCCTTCATCGACGGGGCGCAACTGTTCAGCATTCTCATGGCACCGGTCGCTTTCACCGCGTTCGTCGTGGTGTTCCTGGCCTCTCACGTGATCAACGTCCTGATCTTGATCAGCCCTTTTGCCACGGTGGACGCGGGGCTGAAGGTTTTCAGGGCGTTCCTTTTAGGCACCGTGACGGCGACATCCTTCGCGAGTCCGAAAGTCGGCGCCATCTGGTCACTCGTCCTGGTGGTGTTGTGTTATGGACTGGCGGGGTGGTCGTTCCGGGTTTTCATCTTCGGCACGGTATTTTCATGGGACATCGTATCGCGTCGGCGCCATTGGTTTCGTCCATCGGGCGAGGCTGCCTGGGCCTTTCTCTCGCGTGAAGTTGAGAAAGTGCCGGTGCGAACCTTCGGCAAGCTGACGCCGCGCGAGGGTGGCGGACTGGTGTTCGCTTATCGTCCCTGGCTGGTCTTGGCGGAACGGCGGCTGGAGTTGACGGAAGGCGAATGGCGGGTGGGTCGGGGTGTGTTTCATCCTGAGATTCAGGACCGGCGGGACGGTGAATTCGAGACGCTGTTCAAACTTCCACCGCGCTACAAGGGCCACGAGGATTTGGTGGCGCAAGCGTGCGGGCTGCGCGGTTACGAGGAGATCGGGCTCATGGCCGCCTGGGTCTGGCTGAAGGAACTTTTTGGTTTTCGAAGTGCTCGGAATCGAGTGCCAGCCTGACGGATCAGAATTGAAATTCCTGGCCTGCCCTTCAATCCCTGGAGAAGAGTGCAGGAATCCTGGCCTTGGGCCCCACTCCGCCGGGTTCGAAGCACAGATCGAACCCCACGTTCAACCGGCGTTTTAAGGTTAAATCAGTCGTTTTGTTGACATGATTGCTGTGGAGATGTCTGCATTGAGGCATCCCTGTGACCTTTTTGCGGAATGCCAAGCCTGCGTTGAGTGGGAGTCGTCGGTTCAAAGCAGGCTCAATCTTTTCAGGACACTCGCCAACGAGAGATCTGCTTGGCTTCGTTCTCGCCGTTCTCCTGAGCTCGGAAGGCTGCCGGCCCGAACTGCAGTCGGCGGAACCGCGGATTCGTGCACTGCACGTTCCGGTTGCGGGGAAGGAAGGATTTCAGTCGCTCGATCCGATTTCCTTGGGCGTGAACTTCACCAATCGGCTGAGTCCGGCGCTGTTGGCGAAGAATGCGAACCTCATGAACGGATCCGGCGTGGCCTTGGGCGACGTGGACGGGGATGGCTGGTGCGACGTGTATTTCTGCAACCTCGAGGGCAAGAACGCCTTGTTCCGAAATCTCGGGAACTGGAGATTCAAGGAGGTGACCCGTGAAGCAGGAATCGAAATCTCCGGCCAACTCTCGCGCGGCGCGGTCCTGGCGGATGTCGACGGTGATGACGACCTGGACTTGCTGGTGACCTTCAACGCGCAAGGGCTGAAGCTTTACCTGAATGACGGGCGGGGCCGCTTTGAAGATTCCACCTTTGCCGCGGGGCTCAGTTCAAGAATGGGAAGCACGAGCGTGGCGCTCGGTGACGTCGATGGTGACGGATTGCTGGATGTGTATTTGTGCAATTTCGGCGAAACCTCGATTCTTCGGGACGGGGGGGGGCGTGCATTACCGTATGGTCGACGGGCGTCCGGTCCCGGTGGGCCGGTTTGCCAACCGACTGCGTTGGATCGAGGGGAAGCTGGTGGAGTTGGGCGAACCGGACACGCTCTATGAGAATCGCGGCCAGGGCCTGTTCAAGGCGGTTCCGTGGGGCACACCGAGGTTTCGAAGACGCGATGGCACCGCCCTGGAAGCGCCGTGGGATTTTGGCTTGAGTGTGCAGTTGCGGGACTTGAACGGGGACCGCGCTCCCGATTTGTACGTCTGCAATGATTTTCAAACGCCGGATCGCATCTGGATCAACGATGGACGGGGCGCGTTTGTGGAAGCCGGTCCGGAGGCGTTTCGCCGAGTGCCGTTTGCCTCGATGGGAGTTGATGCCGCGGATATCGACCGCGACGGGCGGCCTGACTTGTACGTGGTGGAAATGCTGGCCACGGACCCGGTCCGGCGATTGCGCCAGACTCAAGGCGGGAGCCTGAAACCGCCGATGCCGGGGCCGCGACAAGCCATGCTTCAAGTTGCGAGAAACACTTTGTTTTGGAATCGAGGGGATGGAACCTGGGTGGAGATTGCCCATTATGCGGGGTTGGAGGCCTCCGATGGGTCGTGGATGCCTGTTTTTCTGGACGTGGATCTCGACGGTTACGAGGATATTATGGTGACAAACGGGCACACGCACGACGTGAACGATCGCGACATGGCTGCGAAGCCCAAGGCGGAACGGCCGAATGTTTTGTCCTATCCGAGCCTGCAGACTCCGAATTTGGCGTTTCGGAACCAGCGTGACCTTACTTTTCGGACCGCCGGACCGGAGTGGGGGTTTGATTCCAAGAAACTTTCCCACGGCATGGCCCTGGGCGATTTGGATGGGGATGGAGATTTGGATGTGGTCATCAACTGTTTGAATGACGCCCCCTTGATTTATCGCAATGAAACCAGTGAGCCGCGAGTGCACATCCGCTTGAGGGGACGTGGGGGGAACACTCGCGGGGTGGGTGCCAAGGTCACGGTCCGAGCCGAAGAATTGCCGCCGCAATGGCAGGAGATACTCGCGGGC is a window of Verrucomicrobiota bacterium DNA encoding:
- a CDS encoding dienelactone hydrolase family protein — protein: MNPIPVEEPKPIPHPPIPQEAFDWYDEYAHGIIDRRTFMNRLSTLAAAGFSMNILLSALMPNYANAEQVSFNDPDIKARFAVFPSPHGHGEGRGYLVVPASIKGKAPAVLVIHENRGLNPYIADVARRVAKAGFVAFAPDALHPKGGYPGNDDEGRTLQSSMERAKIEQDFIAAAKFLKSHELCNGKLGAVGFCFGGYIVNMLAAVVPDTLHAGVPFYGTPAAREVRKHIKAPLLIQLAELDQRINDTWPEYEADLKAAGVNYTMHMYPKCNHGFHNDSTGRYDEKNAQLAWERTLAFFKQHLGSA
- the gcvT gene encoding glycine cleavage system aminomethyltransferase GcvT encodes the protein MLKRTTLFSQHQRLGARLVDFGGWEMPVQYSGILDEHQCVRRHAGLFDIAHMGQVAVSGPKAEPFLQALLTNDVGRLQIGQGQYTLMCLPDGGVVDDLYLYRLEQDHYWLVINASRVEPDLVWMRGRQQESNWGDGVTVRDESGTWGAVAIQGPRCREVLERALGRWNGERIVELSKNRIATGTFDGHPLRVACTGYTGEDGFEVMAPHAALPVLWENFLAQGTDAGIKPCGLGARDSLRLEACYPLYGHELSETISPVEAGLGFFVAWKKGSFTGAEALRAQKAEGAPRKIIAIKMVAGSAPPRGGYKVWSTGPASRPIGELTSGGVSPTLGTGIGLALVERASVEIGGPVGVEIRGKRYGAEVVKKPFYRKPV
- the gcvH gene encoding glycine cleavage system protein GcvH, encoding MSNVPDGLKYAKSHEWVKVEGGAAVVGITDHAQHELTDVVFVELPPLGASVKAGAPCAVVESVKTASDIYSPVTGVVRAVNPALTGNPALVNSDPYGEGWFFRVELASADEVAGLLSSDSYRAQIGG
- a CDS encoding VCBS repeat-containing protein, whose translation is MNFTNRLSPALLAKNANLMNGSGVALGDVDGDGWCDVYFCNLEGKNALFRNLGNWRFKEVTREAGIEISGQLSRGAVLADVDGDDDLDLLVTFNAQGLKLYLNDGRGRFEDSTFAAGLSSRMGSTSVALGDVDGDGLLDVYLCNFGETSILRDGGGRALPYGRRASGPGGPVCQPTALDRGEAGGVGRTGHAL